The following proteins come from a genomic window of Pyxidicoccus sp. MSG2:
- a CDS encoding MXAN_2562 family outer membrane beta-barrel protein: protein MRRATALGFAALLAALPAWGQDSTTVTEAKVSLTSPRTGAIVLRLGGYRPLIDEEEALNGATPYKDTFGDASLLLFEAELQRFFYQGIGTAGLSLSAGYGEKYAAARLADGGKAGEQTALRVIPLSANVFYKFDYAAFEWGVPLVPYGKLGLNYIPWWITKGSGREVVNGKSGSGGKWGWSATGGVAFMLDVLEPRFARDFDSDLGVNHSYLFAEYIYSDVNDFGGGGLNLSSRRWMFGLALDY, encoded by the coding sequence ATGAGGCGGGCAACGGCCCTCGGATTCGCGGCGCTGCTGGCCGCGCTTCCGGCATGGGGACAGGATTCGACAACGGTGACTGAGGCGAAGGTGTCGCTGACCTCGCCGCGCACGGGCGCCATCGTCCTGCGCCTGGGCGGGTACAGGCCCCTCATCGACGAGGAGGAGGCGCTCAACGGCGCCACGCCGTACAAGGACACCTTCGGTGACGCCTCGCTGCTGCTGTTCGAGGCGGAGCTGCAGCGCTTCTTCTACCAGGGCATCGGCACGGCGGGCTTGAGCCTGTCCGCCGGCTACGGGGAGAAGTACGCGGCGGCGAGGCTGGCCGACGGCGGCAAGGCCGGCGAGCAGACGGCGCTGCGGGTGATTCCGCTGAGCGCCAACGTCTTCTACAAGTTCGACTACGCGGCCTTCGAGTGGGGCGTGCCCCTGGTGCCGTACGGCAAGCTGGGCCTCAACTACATCCCGTGGTGGATTACCAAGGGCAGCGGCCGGGAGGTCGTGAACGGCAAGTCGGGCTCCGGCGGCAAGTGGGGCTGGAGCGCCACCGGCGGCGTGGCCTTCATGCTCGACGTGCTGGAGCCGCGTTTCGCGCGCGACTTCGACTCGGACCTGGGGGTGAACCACTCCTACCTGTTCGCCGAGTACATCTACTCGGATGTGAACGATTTCGGCGGGGGCGGGCTCAACCTGTCCAGCCGGCGCTGGATGTTCGGACTGGCGCTGGACTACTAA
- a CDS encoding MXAN_2561 family MXYO-CTERM-anchored protein, with amino-acid sequence MRFLFVGLLLFASTALGQTLSLTVDNITDTAKVIGLNSEDCGDKLQVRWTLSGGVACEDMQLWVTTSGSCKDEPATGDQELQAVAVSSVNSPGNLFREVPVNGLPLFTATDGGTDTCSTAQVEQTMRVCASVTVINSFSQCDTLIKVTSPVLVRFDTKPPPKPTIDAVTPRDSALGVTVSAEEDSTVVVTATLPNADGGTGTVVSTDETTAVEGLANLEGLENGVTYQVTARATDVAGNSTDSDPSTGTPVKSNGFFQAYVGAGGQETGGCGAAGGGLAGGAVLAALGFWLSRRKQS; translated from the coding sequence ATGCGTTTCCTATTCGTTGGTCTCCTGCTCTTCGCATCGACCGCCCTGGGGCAGACCCTCTCCCTGACGGTCGACAACATCACCGATACCGCCAAGGTCATCGGGCTCAACAGCGAGGATTGCGGCGACAAGCTGCAGGTCCGCTGGACCCTCTCCGGGGGCGTTGCCTGTGAGGACATGCAGCTGTGGGTCACCACGAGCGGCTCCTGCAAGGACGAGCCGGCGACAGGGGACCAGGAGCTGCAGGCGGTGGCCGTCAGCAGCGTCAACAGCCCGGGCAACCTGTTCCGCGAGGTTCCGGTGAACGGCCTGCCCCTCTTCACGGCGACGGACGGAGGCACGGACACGTGCTCCACGGCCCAGGTGGAGCAGACGATGCGCGTGTGCGCTTCCGTCACGGTGATCAACAGCTTTTCCCAGTGTGACACCCTCATCAAGGTGACGTCGCCCGTGCTGGTGCGCTTCGACACCAAGCCTCCTCCCAAGCCCACCATCGACGCGGTGACGCCCCGCGACTCCGCGTTGGGTGTCACGGTGTCGGCCGAGGAGGACTCCACCGTGGTCGTCACCGCCACCCTTCCGAACGCGGATGGAGGCACGGGGACGGTGGTGTCCACGGACGAGACGACGGCCGTCGAGGGCCTCGCGAACCTGGAGGGCCTGGAGAACGGGGTGACCTACCAGGTGACCGCCAGGGCGACGGACGTCGCGGGCAACTCCACGGACTCGGACCCGTCCACGGGTACGCCCGTCAAGAGCAACGGTTTCTTCCAGGCCTACGTGGGTGCGGGTGGCCAGGAGACGGGCGGCTGCGGCGCGGCCGGCGGTGGTCTGGCGGGTGGCGCGGTGCTGGCCGCCCTGGGATTCTGGCTGTCGAGGAGGAAGCAGTCATGA
- a CDS encoding aminotransferase class I/II-fold pyridoxal phosphate-dependent enzyme → MDLRDQLESPLFTHFISNYAQPTGPDLLGRTEEFFQWQEARRQTGLWPYSRSLEGAPTAECGVRAETGASQLGLNFGSQDYLGLSTHPEVVATAHRAIEQYGLHSAGSAMLGGNTAPSLMLEKALAEHLQMPHVALFSTGWGAGFGTIVGLVRPDDHVVMDALSHQCLQQGAAAATQNVSRVPHLSNRAMRRKLQEIRARDTRNGVLVVTEGLFSMDSDVPRLEELQAICREFSATLLVDVAHDLGALGPRGTGSLGVQGLLGKVDLVVGAFSKTFASNGGFMATRNPAVRQYVRVMGGPHIFSNALLPIQAAVVLEALRIVRSEEGEALRVKARENSVALRTAFSERGIECLGEPSNVVPVPVGDPKVARLAAKLVFERGIFSNLVEYPAVRLRETRFRMQVMATHTPEQARHAAEVVSGAIDEARRLVKSQSRHSRAALREERSQVEL, encoded by the coding sequence ATGGATCTGCGTGACCAGCTGGAATCCCCCCTCTTCACCCACTTCATCTCCAACTACGCGCAGCCGACGGGACCTGACCTGCTGGGGCGGACGGAGGAGTTCTTCCAGTGGCAGGAGGCGAGGCGCCAGACGGGGCTCTGGCCGTACTCGCGGAGCCTGGAGGGGGCTCCCACGGCGGAGTGCGGAGTGCGGGCGGAGACGGGTGCTTCGCAGCTGGGATTGAACTTCGGCTCGCAGGACTACCTGGGGCTTTCCACGCATCCGGAGGTGGTGGCCACGGCGCACAGGGCCATCGAGCAATACGGACTGCACAGCGCGGGCTCGGCGATGCTTGGGGGCAACACCGCGCCGTCGCTGATGCTGGAGAAGGCGCTGGCGGAGCACCTGCAGATGCCGCACGTGGCGCTGTTCTCCACGGGCTGGGGCGCGGGCTTCGGCACCATTGTCGGGCTGGTGCGCCCGGATGACCACGTGGTGATGGACGCGCTGTCGCACCAGTGCCTGCAGCAGGGCGCCGCCGCCGCCACGCAGAACGTGAGCCGCGTGCCGCACCTGAGCAACCGCGCCATGCGCCGCAAGCTTCAGGAGATTCGCGCCCGCGACACGCGCAACGGCGTGCTCGTCGTCACCGAGGGCCTGTTCTCCATGGACTCGGACGTGCCGCGGCTGGAGGAGCTGCAGGCCATCTGCCGCGAGTTCAGCGCCACGCTGCTGGTGGACGTGGCCCACGACCTGGGCGCGCTGGGGCCTCGCGGCACGGGCAGCCTGGGCGTGCAGGGGCTGCTCGGGAAGGTGGACCTGGTGGTGGGCGCCTTCTCCAAGACGTTCGCCTCCAACGGCGGCTTCATGGCGACGCGCAACCCGGCGGTGCGCCAGTACGTCCGCGTCATGGGCGGGCCGCACATCTTCTCCAACGCGCTGCTGCCCATCCAGGCGGCGGTGGTGCTGGAGGCCCTGCGCATCGTCCGCTCGGAGGAGGGCGAGGCGCTGCGCGTGAAGGCCCGGGAGAACAGCGTGGCCCTGCGCACCGCCTTCTCCGAGCGCGGCATCGAGTGCCTCGGCGAGCCCTCCAACGTGGTGCCGGTGCCGGTGGGGGACCCGAAGGTGGCCCGTCTGGCCGCCAAGCTCGTCTTCGAGCGCGGCATCTTCTCCAACCTGGTGGAGTACCCCGCGGTGCGCCTGCGCGAGACGCGCTTCCGCATGCAGGTGATGGCGACGCACACGCCGGAGCAGGCGCGCCACGCCGCCGAGGTGGTGTCCGGTGCGATTGACGAGGCCCGCCGGCTGGTGAAGTCGCAGTCCCGGCACTCCCGCGCGGCGCTGCGCGAGGAGCGCTCGCAGGTCGAGCTGTAG
- the moaD gene encoding molybdopterin converting factor subunit 1, giving the protein MSGRVTVLYFAAARERAGGAREALEVPEGALVRDVLRLISERHPALAPLLPHLRVAVDQEFVGLEAPVRGGAEVALIPPVAGGSPGLFSVVDRPLRLEEVVEAVGGEAFGGLVTFSGSVRNQTKGRRVLRLEYEAYAPMAEKKLAEIGAEAAAQWPGTRLAIVHRVGTLVPGELAVVIAAAAPHRKEAFRGCEHAIERLKQDVPIWKKEFFEDGDVWVGLGP; this is encoded by the coding sequence TTGAGCGGGCGAGTCACGGTCCTCTACTTCGCCGCGGCCCGGGAGCGCGCGGGCGGGGCGCGCGAGGCGCTGGAGGTGCCGGAGGGCGCGCTCGTGCGCGACGTGCTGCGGCTCATCAGCGAGCGGCACCCGGCGCTGGCGCCGCTGCTGCCGCACCTGCGCGTGGCGGTGGACCAGGAATTCGTGGGCCTGGAGGCACCGGTGCGCGGGGGCGCGGAGGTGGCGCTGATTCCGCCGGTGGCGGGCGGCTCGCCGGGGTTGTTCTCGGTGGTGGACCGGCCGCTGCGATTGGAAGAGGTGGTGGAGGCGGTGGGCGGCGAGGCGTTCGGCGGGCTGGTGACGTTCAGCGGCTCCGTGCGCAACCAGACGAAGGGCCGGCGCGTGCTGCGGCTGGAGTACGAGGCCTACGCGCCCATGGCGGAGAAGAAGCTGGCGGAGATTGGCGCGGAAGCCGCGGCGCAGTGGCCCGGGACGCGGCTGGCCATCGTCCACCGCGTGGGCACGCTGGTGCCGGGAGAGCTGGCGGTGGTCATCGCCGCGGCGGCGCCCCACCGCAAGGAGGCCTTCCGCGGCTGTGAGCACGCGATTGAGCGGCTCAAGCAGGACGTGCCCATCTGGAAGAAGGAATTCTTCGAGGACGGCGACGTCTGGGTGGGCCTGGGGCCCTGA
- the tsaB gene encoding tRNA (adenosine(37)-N6)-threonylcarbamoyltransferase complex dimerization subunit type 1 TsaB: MFLSLDTSTLTLSLALVEREPSGALRALEHVVVPPPQKQSELLPGVVGELLSRQGVKLADLEGLAVGLGPGSFTGLRIGLATVKSLAYATGLKVAGASSLAAVALEGPEGVPLYCLAVARKDDLYLGAYQRTGTTVEALEPETAMSPQEVAARLAAEPRAVALGPALTDYRAALQSHGVSPERLLAGPAFPSAVELARLVRFPEERSLQALFALEPHYVRASEPERNPKFPPLPGPVPTARLKED; encoded by the coding sequence GCTGGACACCTCCACGTTGACGCTGTCGCTCGCCCTGGTGGAGCGCGAGCCCTCCGGGGCCCTGCGCGCCCTGGAGCACGTGGTGGTGCCCCCGCCGCAGAAGCAGAGCGAGCTGCTGCCCGGCGTGGTGGGCGAATTGCTCTCGCGGCAGGGCGTGAAGCTGGCGGACCTGGAGGGGCTGGCGGTGGGGCTGGGGCCGGGCTCCTTCACGGGGCTGCGCATCGGCCTGGCCACGGTGAAGTCGCTGGCGTACGCGACGGGCCTCAAGGTGGCCGGGGCGTCGTCGCTGGCGGCGGTGGCGCTGGAGGGGCCGGAGGGCGTGCCGCTCTACTGCCTCGCGGTGGCGCGCAAGGACGACCTGTACCTGGGCGCGTACCAGCGCACGGGCACCACCGTGGAGGCGCTGGAGCCGGAGACGGCCATGTCGCCCCAGGAAGTGGCGGCCCGGCTGGCGGCGGAGCCCCGCGCGGTGGCGCTGGGCCCCGCGCTGACGGACTACCGTGCCGCGCTGCAGTCGCATGGGGTGTCGCCGGAGCGGCTGCTGGCCGGGCCGGCCTTCCCCTCGGCGGTGGAATTGGCGCGGCTGGTGCGCTTCCCGGAGGAGCGCTCGCTGCAGGCGCTCTTCGCGCTGGAGCCGCACTACGTGCGCGCCTCCGAGCCGGAGCGCAATCCGAAGTTCCCCCCGCTGCCGGGGCCGGTGCCCACGGCGCGGTTGAAGGAAGACTGA
- a CDS encoding NUDIX hydrolase has translation MAEYRNPKPTVDCIIELPGERIVLIRRKNPPVGWALPGGFVDEGEALDTAAAREALEETGLKVKLVEQFFTYSDPKRDPRQHTMSTVYLATAEGEPKGLDDAAEAKTYSLDALPKDLCFDHATILSDYRTYKRTGQRRKL, from the coding sequence ATGGCTGAATACCGCAACCCCAAGCCCACCGTGGACTGCATCATCGAGCTTCCCGGTGAACGCATCGTCCTCATCCGCCGGAAGAATCCGCCGGTGGGCTGGGCGCTGCCGGGCGGCTTCGTGGACGAGGGCGAGGCGCTCGACACGGCCGCCGCGCGCGAGGCGCTCGAGGAGACGGGGTTGAAGGTGAAGCTGGTGGAGCAGTTCTTCACGTACTCGGACCCGAAGAGAGACCCGCGCCAGCACACGATGTCCACTGTCTACCTCGCCACGGCCGAGGGCGAGCCGAAGGGCTTGGACGACGCGGCGGAGGCGAAGACGTACTCACTGGACGCGCTGCCGAAGGACCTCTGCTTCGACCACGCCACCATCCTCTCCGACTACCGGACCTACAAGCGGACCGGGCAGCGTCGGAAGCTGTAG
- a CDS encoding PKD domain-containing protein translates to MPLSPRRAASLVALLLLTAAVGSTVAGCRRAVRPDLGQDRTVEAGVPVELGSREEGAPAVTWELGDGTATRQAARLSHAFARPGAYTVRALHEGQEVGRVQLTVVPRPVLRAVPAGAQTVLWVPRLRGSVEPLVDFYERLIGPENARRSLEEAPLVSLLLRGLYGGPGGVVDPDEGFGFFLTPDFDGVVALLGVYEPAEALDAVGRELEEAGHTVMRQEDGSARVVPEDDGPSMLLFEDRGYVYLVVPESPDAPEEGEPVQAQLVVSPDPEVVRRRVKGLTGAGLSEEPLLGELRGKVAEGSVYLYSGARPEPREEPGPVRGFFASLGVSAGAEAMELDGFLASSRPLFQGVGAPASALLEQAALGPMAAAQLSVPPEELAKLAFGAPGSPRREHTLERWRQQGLDAEALLKALRGDVAMLVYFDAPAFFRNFIRNKRPEPKGTVVVEAGLNSAQAVRKLIDQQLEDTSLRYTTQPLPDGVLYRTQVREQPVELRITPQRATLLAGELLEGRARGDVGAALRERFGGAAFGAGHVSVMLDLGRLRADLQAPEVVPGVPEGQLDAAQAFTGALLEQLTPLDSAFLDFSLAEGGARLKGRVSLRGTREVSR, encoded by the coding sequence ATGCCGCTTTCCCCGCGCCGCGCTGCTTCGCTTGTCGCACTCCTGCTGCTGACGGCCGCCGTGGGCTCCACGGTGGCCGGCTGCCGCCGCGCGGTGCGGCCGGACCTGGGGCAGGACCGCACGGTGGAGGCGGGCGTGCCGGTGGAGCTCGGCTCGCGCGAGGAGGGCGCTCCCGCCGTCACCTGGGAATTGGGTGACGGCACCGCCACCCGGCAGGCCGCGCGCCTGTCCCATGCCTTCGCGCGGCCGGGTGCGTACACCGTGCGCGCGCTGCACGAGGGCCAGGAGGTGGGCCGCGTGCAGCTCACCGTGGTGCCCCGGCCGGTACTGCGCGCGGTGCCCGCGGGCGCGCAGACGGTGCTGTGGGTGCCCCGGCTGCGCGGCAGCGTGGAGCCGCTGGTGGACTTCTACGAGCGGCTCATCGGCCCCGAGAATGCGCGGCGCTCGCTGGAGGAGGCCCCGCTGGTGTCGCTGCTGTTGCGCGGCCTGTACGGCGGCCCCGGCGGTGTGGTGGACCCGGACGAGGGCTTCGGCTTCTTCCTCACGCCCGACTTCGACGGCGTGGTGGCGCTGCTGGGCGTGTACGAGCCCGCCGAGGCCCTGGACGCCGTGGGGCGCGAATTGGAGGAGGCGGGCCATACGGTGATGCGGCAGGAGGACGGCTCGGCGCGGGTGGTGCCCGAGGACGACGGCCCGTCGATGCTGCTGTTCGAGGACCGGGGCTACGTCTACCTCGTCGTGCCGGAGAGCCCCGACGCGCCGGAGGAGGGCGAGCCCGTGCAGGCACAGCTCGTCGTGTCTCCGGACCCGGAGGTGGTGCGTCGCCGGGTGAAGGGCCTCACCGGGGCCGGCCTGTCGGAGGAGCCGCTGCTGGGCGAGCTGCGCGGGAAGGTGGCCGAGGGCAGCGTGTACCTGTACTCGGGCGCGCGGCCGGAGCCGCGGGAGGAGCCGGGCCCGGTGCGCGGCTTCTTCGCGTCGCTGGGCGTGAGCGCGGGCGCGGAGGCGATGGAGCTGGATGGCTTCCTCGCCTCGTCGCGGCCGCTGTTCCAGGGTGTGGGCGCGCCGGCGTCGGCGCTGCTGGAGCAGGCGGCGCTGGGGCCCATGGCGGCGGCGCAGTTGTCGGTGCCGCCCGAGGAGCTGGCGAAGCTGGCTTTCGGCGCGCCCGGCTCTCCCCGCCGCGAGCACACGCTGGAGCGGTGGCGCCAGCAGGGGCTGGACGCGGAGGCGCTGTTGAAGGCGCTGCGCGGCGACGTGGCGATGCTGGTGTACTTCGACGCGCCCGCCTTCTTCCGCAACTTCATCCGCAACAAGCGGCCGGAGCCGAAGGGCACCGTGGTGGTGGAGGCGGGCCTGAACTCCGCGCAAGCCGTGCGCAAGCTCATCGACCAGCAGCTCGAGGACACGTCGCTGCGCTACACCACGCAGCCGCTGCCGGACGGCGTGCTGTACCGCACGCAGGTGCGCGAGCAGCCCGTGGAGCTGCGCATCACCCCGCAGCGCGCCACGCTGCTGGCGGGCGAGCTGCTGGAAGGGCGAGCGCGCGGGGACGTGGGCGCCGCGCTGCGCGAGCGCTTCGGTGGCGCGGCGTTCGGCGCGGGGCACGTGTCGGTGATGCTCGATTTGGGGCGGCTGCGCGCGGACCTGCAGGCGCCGGAGGTGGTGCCGGGCGTGCCGGAGGGGCAGCTCGACGCGGCGCAGGCCTTCACCGGGGCGCTGTTGGAACAGCTCACGCCGCTGGACTCGGCCTTCCTGGACTTCTCGCTCGCGGAGGGCGGGGCCCGGCTCAAGGGGCGCGTCTCCCTGCGCGGTACGCGGGAGGTCTCGCGTTGA
- a CDS encoding site-2 protease family protein codes for MHYALVLLALGALLALHELGHLVAARLLGVKVPRFVFGFGPPLVSFRLWGTQYVLATVPLGATAHVQGMNPHRADAAEPASFRAVGPLRRAFIILAGPLANAALALGILFALYTSGTHVVVPLTVGTVQPGSEAARAQLLPGDRIVSVGGQPLRSWTDFVEKVAEAPGRTLELGVDRHGEQRMVQVRPRPDERGTGRIGVSQQYVYRTHGAGEALGHSFAHIGNVATEGLAMLVRLVKGPRHDDAVGPGALMRQESSDAAASGADAMLRALVAASVALALLTMLPVPGLDGGRVVLLLVEAASGRKLPARVETVAQTVGFLGIAVAIVAMAGAEIRRALPEPAQPPAPVVAGAATPPSVPVPTASAPATAAPVSGAPVARPAAVVPSDAGTVATGGAAALDASTPAQGATVAIGSAPAPTAAADAGTAATVATTESTSSAMASDAGPLPAPAAPTVAASPGAGGATPPPAGAASGTPVIAVPVSPGTAGTKEAAPAPVPAATPPASPTGTARVEAGQPPASPQGSQPTPPATASDTPP; via the coding sequence ATGCACTACGCGCTCGTCCTCCTGGCCCTCGGGGCCCTGCTGGCCCTGCATGAGTTGGGGCACCTCGTCGCCGCGCGGCTGCTCGGCGTGAAGGTGCCGCGCTTCGTGTTCGGCTTCGGCCCGCCCCTGGTGTCGTTCCGGTTGTGGGGGACGCAGTACGTGCTCGCCACGGTACCGCTGGGCGCCACCGCGCACGTGCAGGGGATGAACCCGCACCGCGCGGACGCGGCGGAGCCGGCCAGCTTCCGCGCGGTGGGCCCGCTGCGGCGGGCGTTCATCATCCTGGCGGGACCGCTGGCCAACGCGGCGCTGGCCCTGGGCATCCTCTTCGCGCTGTACACGTCGGGCACGCACGTGGTGGTGCCGCTGACGGTGGGCACGGTGCAGCCCGGCTCGGAGGCGGCGCGGGCGCAGTTGCTGCCGGGAGACCGCATCGTCAGCGTGGGCGGGCAGCCGCTGCGCAGCTGGACGGACTTCGTGGAGAAGGTGGCCGAGGCGCCGGGCCGCACGCTGGAATTGGGCGTGGACCGACATGGCGAGCAGCGCATGGTGCAGGTGCGCCCGCGTCCGGACGAGCGGGGAACGGGCCGCATCGGCGTGAGCCAGCAGTACGTGTACCGGACGCACGGCGCCGGTGAGGCGCTGGGGCACTCGTTCGCGCACATCGGCAACGTGGCCACCGAGGGGCTGGCGATGCTCGTGCGGCTGGTGAAGGGGCCGCGGCACGACGACGCGGTGGGGCCCGGGGCGCTGATGCGCCAGGAGTCGTCGGACGCGGCGGCCTCCGGGGCGGACGCGATGCTGCGGGCACTGGTGGCGGCCTCGGTGGCGCTGGCGCTCCTGACGATGCTTCCCGTGCCGGGGCTGGATGGCGGCCGGGTGGTGCTGCTCCTGGTGGAGGCGGCGAGCGGACGCAAGCTGCCCGCGCGCGTGGAGACGGTGGCGCAGACGGTGGGCTTCCTCGGCATCGCCGTGGCGATTGTCGCGATGGCGGGCGCGGAGATTCGCCGGGCGCTTCCGGAGCCGGCACAGCCTCCCGCACCGGTGGTCGCGGGCGCGGCGACTCCTCCGAGCGTGCCCGTGCCGACGGCGTCGGCACCGGCGACGGCTGCGCCAGTCAGTGGAGCTCCGGTGGCACGGCCGGCGGCGGTCGTTCCCTCGGATGCGGGCACTGTCGCCACGGGTGGTGCGGCCGCGTTGGATGCGTCGACACCCGCGCAGGGCGCGACGGTGGCCATCGGGAGTGCTCCGGCTCCGACGGCAGCGGCCGACGCGGGCACGGCGGCCACGGTGGCCACGACCGAGAGCACGTCCTCCGCGATGGCATCGGATGCGGGGCCGCTCCCCGCCCCTGCCGCGCCGACGGTCGCGGCCAGCCCCGGAGCAGGTGGAGCGACACCTCCGCCCGCGGGCGCTGCGTCGGGGACGCCCGTCATTGCGGTCCCGGTTTCGCCAGGCACTGCCGGAACCAAGGAGGCAGCACCAGCCCCGGTGCCGGCCGCGACGCCCCCCGCATCCCCGACTGGAACCGCTCGCGTGGAGGCCGGACAGCCCCCGGCGTCGCCCCAGGGCAGTCAGCCCACGCCGCCCGCGACCGCCAGCGACACGCCTCCGTGA
- a CDS encoding aspartate-semialdehyde dehydrogenase yields MKNDFSIAVVGATGAVGREVLAALYAQDVPAERVRAFGSERSKGLEVEYGEDSLEVERATAEAFRGIGVVLLATPAEASRTLAPAAQAAGAWVVDASSAFRSDGNVPLVLPGFNTEALGAGFTFKGRVVCLPGAVTTAVVHVVEPLRRAFGVARAQVTAMMGVSSAGVRGVSELEKQTADLLSGREPEPQVFPHRVGFNLVPQVGGFMVNSPWTEEEGGWTLEGARLFSARGDVPVIAGTAVQVPTFYGHGITLNVQLKKAGPVEQVRAALKTSPVLKVLDTPGERIYPMPMLVMSDPAVHVGRVRAFPQAPEWVTLFAAVDNASRGAALNLVEAGFKLAERPA; encoded by the coding sequence ATGAAAAACGACTTCAGTATCGCCGTGGTGGGTGCCACCGGCGCGGTGGGCCGTGAGGTGCTGGCCGCGCTGTACGCCCAGGACGTGCCCGCCGAGCGCGTGCGCGCCTTCGGCTCGGAGCGCTCGAAGGGGCTGGAGGTGGAGTACGGCGAGGACTCGCTCGAGGTGGAGCGCGCCACGGCGGAGGCCTTCCGGGGAATCGGCGTGGTGCTGCTGGCCACGCCGGCCGAGGCGTCCCGCACGCTGGCCCCGGCCGCTCAGGCGGCGGGCGCGTGGGTGGTGGACGCGAGCTCCGCCTTCCGGAGCGACGGCAACGTGCCCCTGGTGCTGCCCGGCTTCAACACCGAGGCGCTGGGCGCCGGCTTCACCTTCAAGGGCCGCGTGGTGTGCCTGCCGGGCGCCGTCACCACCGCCGTGGTGCACGTGGTGGAGCCGCTGCGCCGGGCCTTCGGCGTGGCGCGCGCGCAGGTGACGGCGATGATGGGCGTGTCCAGCGCGGGCGTGCGCGGGGTGTCGGAACTGGAGAAGCAGACGGCGGACCTGCTGTCCGGCCGCGAGCCGGAGCCCCAGGTCTTCCCCCACCGGGTGGGCTTCAACCTGGTGCCGCAGGTGGGCGGCTTCATGGTGAACTCGCCGTGGACGGAAGAAGAGGGCGGCTGGACGCTGGAAGGCGCCCGGCTGTTCTCCGCGCGCGGCGACGTGCCCGTCATCGCCGGTACCGCGGTGCAGGTGCCCACCTTCTACGGCCACGGAATCACCCTCAACGTGCAGCTCAAGAAGGCGGGCCCCGTGGAGCAGGTGCGCGCCGCCCTCAAGACGTCGCCGGTGCTCAAGGTGCTGGACACCCCCGGCGAGCGCATCTACCCCATGCCCATGCTCGTCATGTCGGACCCCGCCGTGCACGTGGGCCGGGTGCGCGCCTTCCCCCAGGCCCCGGAGTGGGTGACGCTCTTCGCCGCCGTGGACAACGCCAGCCGGGGCGCCGCCCTCAACCTGGTGGAGGCCGGCTTCAAGCTGGCTGAACGCCCCGCCTGA